In the genome of Pseudomonas bubulae, one region contains:
- a CDS encoding ATP-binding cassette domain-containing protein codes for MKHTLVIRDLTLKHRQRTLVDRAELTLRAGQVHALVGASGSGKSLTSLGILDLLPPGVHSSGATLLLDGQVVDAAQLRGREVALVLQNPRSAFNPVRSLRQHALETLQTRDLHGAEAEQLIQSTLQEVGLHDAQRVLDSFAFQLSGGMLQRMMIALALLADSRFLLADEPTSDLDVVAQARFLDLLERLVAQRNLGVLLITHDMGVVARCADQVSVMAHGRIVEQADVHRLFNSPQSQEARTLLAAHHSLTMESCAP; via the coding sequence ATGAAACACACATTGGTGATTCGCGACCTGACCCTCAAACACCGGCAACGCACCCTGGTCGACCGGGCCGAACTGACCCTCAGGGCCGGCCAGGTGCATGCGCTGGTCGGTGCCAGCGGTTCAGGAAAATCGCTAACCAGCCTGGGCATCCTCGACTTGTTGCCTCCTGGCGTACACAGCAGCGGCGCCACCCTGTTGCTGGATGGCCAGGTGGTGGATGCTGCGCAATTACGCGGGCGCGAAGTGGCATTGGTGCTGCAGAACCCGCGCAGCGCCTTCAACCCGGTACGCTCACTGCGCCAGCATGCCCTTGAAACCCTCCAGACCCGCGACCTGCACGGTGCCGAGGCCGAGCAGCTGATTCAGAGCACCTTGCAGGAAGTGGGCCTGCACGATGCTCAACGGGTGCTCGACTCATTTGCCTTTCAATTGAGCGGCGGCATGCTGCAACGGATGATGATCGCCCTGGCCCTGCTCGCCGACAGCCGTTTTTTGCTGGCTGACGAACCTACCAGCGATCTGGATGTTGTGGCGCAGGCACGTTTTCTCGACCTGCTGGAACGGCTGGTAGCGCAGCGCAACCTTGGCGTGCTGCTGATCACCCATGACATGGGCGTGGTGGCGCGCTGCGCCGATCAGGTCAGCGTCATGGCCCACGGCCGTATTGTCGAACAGGCCGATGTTCACCGGCTGTTCAATTCACCGCAAAGCCAGGAAGCACGCACGCTGCTGGCAGCACACCACTCATTGACAATGGAGAGCTGCGCGCCATGA
- a CDS encoding carbon-nitrogen hydrolase family protein — translation MNIELVQLAGRDGDTAYNLSRTLSAIASCADDTALLVFPETHLTGFVGGQQLAQVAEPLTGPTLGAVLQAVRERGVSVVVGLAENHHGTFYNTSVLVTPEGIALQYRKTHLWPSERGDFTPGDRFTTVLWQGVRVGLLICYDIELPETGRALAQLGAELIIVTNGNMDPYGPVHRTSIMARAQENQAFAVMVNRVGSGDDGLVFAGGSMVVDPFGRVLLEAGRDEIRHVVALDLDQLKAARRDYDYLKDRRLLLSGEQIEHSDGRRELLIGASQ, via the coding sequence ATGAACATTGAACTGGTGCAACTGGCAGGCCGTGACGGCGACACCGCTTATAACCTGTCGCGTACATTGAGCGCCATCGCCAGCTGCGCTGACGATACTGCGCTGCTGGTATTCCCGGAGACCCACCTGACCGGCTTTGTCGGCGGCCAGCAACTGGCGCAGGTGGCGGAGCCATTGACCGGCCCGACCCTGGGTGCGGTATTGCAGGCCGTACGCGAACGTGGAGTCAGTGTGGTGGTGGGGCTGGCGGAAAATCATCACGGCACCTTCTATAACACCTCGGTACTGGTCACGCCCGAGGGGATCGCCTTGCAGTACCGCAAGACCCATTTGTGGCCAAGTGAACGCGGCGACTTTACCCCCGGCGACCGTTTTACCACCGTGCTCTGGCAGGGCGTGCGGGTTGGCCTGCTGATCTGTTATGACATTGAACTGCCGGAAACCGGCCGAGCACTGGCGCAACTGGGGGCTGAACTGATCATTGTCACCAACGGCAATATGGACCCCTACGGCCCGGTGCATCGTACCTCGATCATGGCCCGTGCCCAGGAGAACCAGGCGTTTGCGGTGATGGTCAATCGCGTCGGTAGCGGGGATGACGGGCTGGTGTTCGCGGGTGGCAGCATGGTGGTCGATCCGTTCGGGCGGGTGTTGCTCGAGGCCGGGCGCGATGAGATTCGCCATGTTGTAGCGCTGGATCTGGATCAGCTCAAGGCTGCCCGGCGTGACTACGACTACCTCAAGGATCGTCGCTTGCTGCTGTCGGGTGAACAGATTGAGCACTCGGACGGGCGTCGCGAACTGTTGATCGGAGCCAGCCAATGA
- the nikA gene encoding nickel ABC transporter substrate-binding protein — protein sequence MKQSWTKKQLTLWMIGACLSAGLSTAWAGDATPTLTYSWPTNAGALDPRGYSPNQMYAQAMVYEPLVRYTAQGTLEPWLATSWTVSADGKTYTFTLRDGVTFSDGSSFNAAAAKANLDAVLANSKRHQWMELVSTLERVEAPDEHTLVLVLKHPYYPTLMELAQVRPLRFAAPEAKPGVPVGTGPWVLTQTRRGEFDRFERNPHYWGPKPGYGSVLVKVISDPDSRAIALQTGEIDLIQGADGEISPGTFVRLRDSGFKTAISAPLATRTVAMNTGLAPTNELAVRQAINQAVDKDTIIAKVLHGQEPRADALFASNMPYADLGLKALPYDPEQAKKNLEAAGWKVPEGKRIREKNGQPLSIELVFLGPSALQKNLAEIIQGELAKVGIDVKLRAEEDGALVQRQREGKFGMIFADTWGAPYDPHSFVSSMRYAGHADYMAQLGLPMKAAIDRKIAEVLGETDAGKRADDYREILTTLHDQAVYLPISHLTAISVSGKNVDNVQFGSTLFDVPFEVMHPTTGKP from the coding sequence GTGAAGCAGTCATGGACTAAAAAACAGCTGACCTTATGGATGATTGGAGCCTGCCTGAGCGCAGGCTTGTCGACTGCATGGGCGGGCGATGCGACCCCCACACTGACCTACTCGTGGCCAACCAATGCCGGGGCGCTGGACCCTCGCGGCTATTCGCCGAACCAGATGTATGCCCAGGCCATGGTCTATGAACCGCTGGTGCGCTATACCGCCCAAGGCACTCTGGAACCCTGGCTGGCCACGTCATGGACGGTGTCAGCAGATGGCAAGACCTACACCTTCACCCTGCGCGACGGTGTGACCTTCAGTGACGGCAGTTCGTTCAACGCAGCCGCAGCCAAGGCCAACCTCGACGCGGTGCTCGCCAACAGCAAGCGTCATCAGTGGATGGAGCTGGTCTCCACCCTGGAGCGTGTCGAAGCACCGGACGAGCACACCCTGGTGCTGGTGCTTAAACACCCCTACTACCCGACCCTGATGGAACTGGCGCAGGTTCGCCCGTTGCGCTTTGCCGCCCCCGAGGCAAAGCCCGGCGTGCCGGTGGGCACCGGGCCCTGGGTACTGACGCAAACCCGCCGTGGCGAGTTCGACCGCTTCGAGCGCAACCCGCACTACTGGGGGCCCAAACCGGGCTATGGTTCGGTACTGGTGAAAGTCATCTCCGACCCGGACAGCCGCGCCATTGCCCTGCAAACCGGTGAAATCGACCTGATTCAGGGTGCCGACGGCGAAATCTCCCCCGGTACCTTTGTGCGCCTGCGCGATTCGGGCTTCAAGACGGCCATTTCCGCACCGCTGGCCACCCGTACCGTGGCAATGAATACCGGCCTGGCTCCGACCAATGAACTGGCCGTGCGCCAGGCGATCAATCAGGCCGTGGACAAGGACACTATCATTGCCAAGGTGCTGCATGGCCAGGAGCCGCGGGCCGATGCGCTGTTCGCCAGCAACATGCCGTATGCCGACCTGGGCCTCAAGGCACTGCCCTACGACCCCGAGCAGGCCAAAAAAAACCTGGAAGCGGCAGGCTGGAAAGTCCCTGAAGGCAAACGCATTCGTGAAAAAAACGGCCAGCCGCTAAGTATCGAACTGGTGTTTCTGGGCCCCAGTGCCCTGCAAAAAAACCTCGCCGAAATCATTCAGGGCGAACTGGCCAAGGTCGGCATCGACGTCAAGTTGCGCGCCGAAGAAGACGGTGCCCTGGTGCAGCGCCAGCGCGAGGGCAAGTTCGGCATGATCTTCGCCGATACCTGGGGCGCTCCCTATGACCCGCACTCGTTTGTCAGCTCCATGCGCTACGCCGGACACGCCGACTACATGGCCCAGCTCGGCCTGCCGATGAAGGCGGCCATCGACCGGAAAATCGCCGAAGTACTGGGCGAAACCGACGCGGGCAAGCGCGCTGACGATTACCGCGAGATCCTCACCACCCTGCACGATCAGGCCGTGTACCTGCCGATCTCACACCTGACGGCCATCAGTGTCAGCGGAAAAAACGTCGACAATGTTCAATTCGGCAGCACGCTGTTTGATGTGCCGTTCGAAGTGATGCACCCCACCACAGGGAAGCCATAA
- the nikC gene encoding nickel ABC transporter permease subunit NikC has product MSTIAAVYTGKKYAARIGYGLVALLLLMALFGPWLAPYDATLVNLDERLLPASTSHWLGTDHLGRDVLSRLIVGTQLSLGSVVLVLGLVLVLGVVIGGIAGIVGGKLDMFLMRLCDMFLTFPTLVLAFFLIALLGTGLTNVIIAIALSHWAWYARMVRGMVLAQRNRDYVLASRLAGASRLTRLRQHVMPNVVGQLLVLASMDIGHMMLHVSGLSFLGLGVSPPTPEWGVMINDAKEFIWTQPQLLLWPGLMIFISVMAFNLLGDALRDRLDPSVLAEIKE; this is encoded by the coding sequence ATGAGCACAATAGCGGCGGTCTATACCGGCAAAAAATACGCCGCGCGCATCGGCTACGGACTGGTCGCCCTGCTGTTGCTGATGGCGCTGTTCGGCCCCTGGCTGGCACCCTACGACGCCACCCTGGTGAATCTGGACGAGCGTTTGCTGCCCGCCAGTACCAGCCATTGGCTGGGCACCGACCACCTGGGGCGCGACGTGCTCTCACGCCTGATCGTTGGTACGCAACTGTCCCTGGGCAGCGTGGTGCTGGTGCTGGGTCTGGTACTGGTGCTGGGCGTGGTGATTGGCGGTATCGCCGGGATAGTCGGCGGCAAGCTCGACATGTTCCTGATGCGCCTGTGCGACATGTTCCTGACCTTCCCCACCCTGGTGCTGGCGTTTTTCCTGATCGCCTTGCTGGGTACCGGCCTGACCAATGTGATCATCGCCATCGCGCTGTCCCACTGGGCCTGGTATGCGCGGATGGTTCGCGGCATGGTGCTGGCCCAGCGTAACCGGGATTATGTGCTGGCTTCACGACTGGCCGGTGCCTCGCGCCTGACCCGGCTGCGCCAGCATGTAATGCCCAACGTCGTGGGGCAACTGCTGGTGCTGGCGTCGATGGACATTGGCCACATGATGCTGCACGTCTCGGGCTTGTCCTTTCTGGGTCTGGGCGTCAGCCCGCCAACCCCCGAGTGGGGCGTGATGATCAACGATGCCAAGGAGTTTATCTGGACCCAGCCGCAGTTGCTGCTGTGGCCGGGCCTGATGATCTTTATCTCGGTGATGGCCTTCAACCTGCTGGGCGACGCCTTGCGCGACCGCCTTGACCCCAGCGTACTGGCGGAGATCAAGGAATGA
- the nikR gene encoding nickel-responsive transcriptional regulator NikR: protein MQRVTISLDDALLAEIDERVGTHGYQGRSEAIRDLLRAGLLEPEQGDPQSACVATLSYVYDHATRELSKRLNTAFHEHHDLTLSTLHVHLDQGKCMEVSVLKGTVGEVAQLTRQVMAERGVRHGSAQIIPLGDLE, encoded by the coding sequence ATGCAGAGGGTCACTATTTCGCTGGACGATGCTTTATTGGCCGAAATTGATGAGCGCGTTGGCACCCACGGCTACCAGGGGCGCTCCGAGGCCATTCGCGATCTGTTGCGCGCCGGCCTGCTGGAACCGGAGCAGGGCGACCCGCAAAGTGCCTGCGTGGCAACCTTGAGTTACGTCTATGACCACGCCACCCGGGAGCTGTCCAAGCGTCTGAACACGGCCTTTCACGAGCACCATGACCTGACCCTGTCGACGCTGCATGTGCATCTGGACCAGGGCAAGTGCATGGAAGTCTCGGTGCTCAAGGGCACGGTCGGCGAGGTGGCGCAGCTGACGCGCCAGGTGATGGCCGAGCGCGGAGTGCGCCATGGCAGCGCACAGATTATTCCATTGGGAGATCTCGAGTAG
- the nikB gene encoding nickel ABC transporter permease subunit NikB, which produces MLRYIILRLVLLIPVLLGVSLIVFVLLHLGNGDPALDYLRLSQIPPTDAALAEARHALGLDRPLPEQYLTWLWNAVHLDFGTSYITGRPVLDDILYYLPATLQLGGLALLATLVMSIPLGLAAARWKGRWPDQVVRFITFIGVSMPNFWLAFLLIALFSLWLGWLPPMGRGGPQHLLMPVLAIALMSMSINARLLRASLLDVREHRHVFYARARGLNEKRVWRDHILRNAWMPLVTATGMHIGELLGGALVIETIFAWPGVGRFAVSAVLNRDFPVMQCFTLLLTTLLVLCNLVVDICYAWLDPRTRFSGVMA; this is translated from the coding sequence ATGCTGCGCTATATTATCCTGCGGCTTGTGCTGCTGATCCCGGTGCTGCTGGGGGTGTCACTGATCGTCTTTGTCCTGCTGCACCTGGGCAATGGCGACCCGGCCCTGGACTACCTGCGCCTGTCGCAGATCCCTCCAACCGACGCTGCGCTGGCCGAGGCACGCCACGCACTGGGCCTGGACCGGCCACTGCCCGAGCAGTACCTCACCTGGCTGTGGAACGCCGTGCACCTGGACTTCGGCACCTCCTATATCACCGGGCGCCCGGTGCTCGATGACATCCTCTATTACCTGCCCGCCACCCTTCAGCTGGGTGGTCTGGCGCTGCTTGCCACGCTGGTAATGAGCATTCCGCTGGGTCTGGCGGCGGCCCGCTGGAAAGGTCGCTGGCCCGACCAGGTGGTGCGTTTCATCACCTTTATCGGTGTTTCCATGCCCAATTTCTGGTTGGCTTTTTTGCTGATTGCATTGTTCTCGCTGTGGTTGGGCTGGTTGCCGCCGATGGGCCGTGGTGGTCCGCAGCATCTGCTGATGCCGGTACTGGCGATTGCCCTGATGTCGATGTCGATCAACGCCCGCCTGCTGCGCGCCAGCCTGCTGGATGTGCGTGAGCATCGACACGTGTTTTATGCCCGGGCCCGTGGCCTGAACGAAAAGCGTGTATGGCGCGACCATATCCTGCGCAATGCCTGGATGCCGCTGGTGACCGCCACCGGCATGCACATTGGCGAGTTGCTCGGAGGTGCCCTGGTGATCGAAACCATCTTCGCCTGGCCCGGCGTTGGCCGCTTCGCGGTCAGCGCCGTGCTCAACCGTGACTTCCCGGTGATGCAATGCTTCACCCTGCTGCTGACCACACTGCTGGTGCTGTGCAATCTGGTGGTGGACATCTGCTACGCCTGGCTAGACCCGCGCACACGTTTCTCGGGGGTGATGGCATGA
- a CDS encoding helix-turn-helix transcriptional regulator, with translation MNLTLQDVAWHDAMGRVIETLDRPNFWTALVRLLGRYVPVDNWVVLIYSAGKPQVLAESPGADGGMDSLFQDYLKGLYLLDPFYIANREAPQSGLFRLQDVAPECFEQTDYYQRYFRLNIVTDEVHINVQLDNQRTLSLSLGSQCRFSLEQSALLGLVQPWVAALMRQRLVFERDPKEAPELTPNWQSRLEAAAEQLTSPLTAREMEVALLLLSGCSNKEIARKLAISAETVKVHRKHMYGKLGIKSQSELFSLFLQAQE, from the coding sequence ATGAATCTGACCTTGCAGGATGTGGCCTGGCATGACGCGATGGGCCGCGTGATCGAAACCCTGGACCGGCCCAATTTCTGGACTGCGCTGGTACGTTTGCTGGGCCGCTATGTACCCGTGGACAACTGGGTGGTGCTGATCTACAGCGCCGGCAAGCCACAGGTTCTGGCCGAGTCCCCCGGTGCAGACGGTGGCATGGATTCGCTGTTCCAGGACTACCTCAAGGGGCTTTACCTGCTGGACCCGTTTTATATCGCCAACCGTGAAGCACCGCAAAGCGGCTTGTTCCGCCTGCAGGACGTGGCCCCCGAATGCTTTGAACAGACCGACTACTACCAGCGTTATTTCCGCCTGAATATCGTTACCGACGAGGTGCATATCAATGTGCAACTCGACAATCAACGCACCCTGAGCCTGTCACTGGGCAGCCAGTGCCGTTTCAGCCTGGAACAGAGTGCATTGCTGGGGTTGGTGCAGCCGTGGGTGGCCGCCTTGATGCGCCAGCGCCTGGTTTTTGAGCGCGACCCCAAGGAGGCACCGGAGCTCACGCCCAACTGGCAAAGCCGCCTTGAAGCGGCTGCCGAGCAGTTGACCTCGCCGTTGACCGCACGCGAAATGGAAGTCGCCCTGTTGCTGCTAAGTGGTTGTTCAAACAAGGAAATCGCCCGAAAACTGGCAATCTCTGCGGAGACCGTCAAGGTCCATCGCAAGCATATGTACGGCAAGTTGGGAATCAAGTCACAGTCCGAACTGTTCTCGCTGTTTTTGCAGGCGCAAGAATAA
- a CDS encoding polyamine ABC transporter substrate-binding protein gives MKTKNTTVIALAALLGCSLVHAAEPQVNIYNWYDFIAPDTMKNFQAETGTASMYDVFDNSDVMQSKLMAGRSGYDVVVATGDLLPNLIKAGVLKELDRGQLPNLAHLDPAILAKMQSIDPGNRYAVPYLWGTTGVGYDVDKVRAILGPDAPVDSWDLIFKPENLSKLSQCGVAMLDAPGEIIPIALHYLGLPYNSSDPRDYAKAEALLLTLRPYIRYFDSSKFITDLANGNICVVVGWAGGVQDAKTASQVAGNGRNIRYSIPREGAPIWVESMVLLNDAPNPQQGLAFIDYMLRPQVIARTSTYLKYPNANQDARPLMDPSLRDNPDIYPDEKVMATLFPLEPLPLKLERVRTRVWSKVKSGT, from the coding sequence ATGAAGACTAAAAACACGACGGTTATTGCCCTGGCTGCGCTATTGGGTTGCAGCCTGGTTCACGCCGCCGAACCTCAGGTGAATATCTACAACTGGTACGACTTTATCGCTCCGGACACGATGAAAAACTTCCAGGCCGAAACCGGCACAGCCTCGATGTACGACGTGTTCGACAACAGCGATGTGATGCAAAGCAAGCTGATGGCCGGTCGCAGCGGGTATGACGTGGTTGTGGCCACCGGTGACCTGCTACCCAACCTGATCAAGGCCGGGGTGCTCAAGGAACTCGATCGGGGGCAGTTGCCCAACCTCGCACACCTGGACCCGGCCATCCTTGCCAAGATGCAGAGCATTGACCCCGGCAATCGTTATGCCGTGCCGTATTTGTGGGGCACGACCGGGGTGGGTTATGACGTCGACAAGGTCAGGGCGATACTTGGGCCGGATGCGCCGGTGGATTCCTGGGACCTGATCTTCAAGCCCGAGAACCTGAGCAAATTGAGCCAGTGCGGTGTAGCCATGCTCGACGCCCCCGGTGAAATCATTCCAATCGCCTTGCACTACCTCGGCTTGCCATACAACAGCAGCGACCCCCGGGACTATGCCAAGGCCGAAGCGTTGCTGCTGACGTTACGTCCTTATATCCGCTATTTTGACTCGTCGAAATTCATTACCGACCTGGCCAATGGCAACATTTGCGTGGTGGTGGGCTGGGCAGGCGGGGTGCAAGACGCCAAAACCGCCTCGCAGGTGGCCGGCAATGGGCGCAATATCCGCTACAGCATCCCCCGTGAAGGGGCGCCGATCTGGGTTGAGAGCATGGTGTTGCTCAACGACGCGCCCAACCCGCAGCAGGGGCTGGCCTTTATCGACTACATGCTGCGCCCGCAGGTGATAGCCCGGACTTCGACCTACCTCAAATATCCCAATGCGAACCAGGACGCCAGGCCACTGATGGACCCGTCGTTGCGCGACAACCCGGATATCTACCCTGACGAGAAAGTCATGGCCACTTTGTTCCCGCTGGAGCCGTTGCCGCTCAAGCTTGAACGGGTGCGCACGCGGGTGTGGAGCAAGGTTAAAAGCGGAACGTGA
- a CDS encoding TonB-dependent siderophore receptor codes for MHSRLTPLAGALRTFVFGLSIATASQGAFAASGSEHAYSIAPGSLDAVLGSFGQQSGVMIAVDSSLTTGMRSSGLSGNFAVDEGLQRLLAPLGLQAVTDGDGYRVVARSAQGNGELQLQATQVTSNQLGTITEGSGSYTPGTIATATRMVLTPRQTPQSITVITRQHMDDFGLNSIDEVMRHTPGITVSTFDSERTNYYARGFSVENFQYDGIPTLRNSAYSSGQTLSDMAIYDRVEILKGATGLLTGAGAPGATINLIRKKPTREFKASIDVGAGSWDNYRTQVDVSGPLTDSGNIRGRAVAAYQDKHSFMDRYERKTGVYFGTLEADLSDDTLLTLGFDYQNNDPHASGWSGSRPLFDRNGERIDVKRSYNNGANWSRWEQTTQSVFATLEHSFANGWVGKGQLTHQVNSYDAPLGSVMSGPFPATGLSSIYANKFTGNTRTDAADAYFSGPFSLAGREHELVIGASASSAHWQGKDYGNPTFLSANVIDFWNFDGKTTEPDWGAPTQYNDTTTRQTAGYISARFNLTDDLNLLLGTRLANYWLTGDYHTTETGRLVPYVGVTYDLNDNFTAYASYTDIFMPQTYNRDRNNKVLEPDEGKNYEVGIKGEFYGGRLNTSLAYFEVHESNRAEPDAEYNADPTNPSILYASVGTKAKAKGFEAEMSGELAPGWQAQAGFTHKVIRGSDDEKISTWEPEDQLSLYTTYKFKGPLDRLTIGGGARWQNRSWQNIYNRAKDQYQDFSQDAYWLVDAMAKYQVSEHLSTTLNVNNLFDKQYYTNIGFYNTAYYGDPRNVMVNTRWDF; via the coding sequence ATGCACAGCCGACTTACCCCCCTCGCCGGTGCCTTGCGCACCTTTGTATTCGGTTTATCCATTGCCACGGCCAGCCAAGGCGCATTCGCAGCCTCAGGCAGCGAGCATGCCTACAGCATTGCGCCGGGCAGCCTGGACGCGGTGCTGGGCAGTTTTGGCCAACAGTCCGGGGTGATGATCGCGGTGGATTCGAGCCTGACAACCGGTATGCGCAGCAGTGGCTTGAGCGGCAACTTTGCCGTCGACGAAGGCCTGCAACGGCTGCTCGCCCCGCTGGGCCTGCAGGCGGTCACTGACGGCGACGGTTACCGGGTTGTTGCCAGATCAGCGCAAGGCAACGGTGAACTGCAATTGCAGGCCACCCAGGTCACCTCCAACCAGCTTGGGACCATCACCGAAGGCAGCGGCTCGTATACCCCCGGCACCATCGCCACGGCCACACGCATGGTACTGACGCCACGGCAAACGCCGCAGTCGATCACCGTGATTACCCGCCAGCATATGGATGATTTCGGCCTCAACTCCATCGACGAGGTGATGCGCCATACCCCTGGCATCACCGTCTCGACCTTCGACAGCGAGCGCACCAACTACTATGCCCGCGGTTTCTCGGTGGAGAACTTCCAGTACGACGGCATTCCCACCCTGCGCAACTCGGCGTACTCCTCGGGCCAGACCCTGAGTGACATGGCCATCTACGACCGCGTGGAAATCCTCAAGGGCGCCACGGGCCTCTTGACCGGTGCCGGAGCCCCGGGGGCGACGATCAACCTGATCCGCAAAAAACCGACCCGCGAATTCAAGGCCAGCATCGATGTCGGTGCCGGCAGTTGGGATAACTACCGCACCCAGGTTGACGTCAGCGGCCCGCTGACCGACAGCGGCAACATTCGCGGCCGTGCCGTGGCGGCCTACCAGGACAAGCACTCGTTCATGGACCGCTATGAGCGCAAGACCGGGGTCTATTTCGGCACCCTCGAAGCCGACCTCAGCGATGACACCCTCCTGACCCTGGGCTTTGATTACCAGAACAACGACCCCCACGCCTCGGGCTGGTCGGGCAGCCGCCCGCTGTTCGACCGCAACGGCGAGCGTATCGACGTCAAGCGCTCGTACAACAACGGCGCCAACTGGAGCCGTTGGGAGCAGACCACCCAGAGCGTGTTCGCGACCCTGGAGCACAGCTTCGCCAACGGCTGGGTCGGCAAGGGCCAATTGACCCATCAGGTCAACAGCTACGATGCGCCGCTGGGTTCGGTCATGAGCGGCCCCTTCCCGGCCACCGGCCTGTCGTCGATCTATGCCAACAAATTCACCGGGAACACCCGCACCGACGCCGCCGATGCCTACTTCAGCGGCCCCTTCAGCCTGGCTGGCCGCGAGCATGAACTGGTGATCGGCGCATCGGCCTCCAGCGCCCACTGGCAAGGCAAGGACTACGGCAACCCGACCTTCCTCAGCGCCAACGTCATTGATTTCTGGAACTTCGACGGCAAGACCACCGAGCCGGACTGGGGCGCACCGACCCAATACAACGACACCACCACACGCCAGACCGCAGGCTACATCAGCGCACGCTTCAACCTGACCGACGACCTTAACCTGCTGTTGGGCACACGGCTGGCCAACTACTGGCTGACCGGGGATTACCACACCACCGAGACCGGCCGCCTCGTGCCTTACGTGGGTGTTACCTACGACCTGAACGACAACTTCACCGCGTATGCCAGCTATACCGACATTTTCATGCCGCAAACCTACAACCGCGATCGCAACAACAAAGTGCTTGAGCCCGATGAAGGCAAAAACTACGAAGTGGGAATCAAGGGCGAGTTTTATGGCGGCAGGTTGAACACCAGCCTGGCCTATTTCGAGGTACATGAAAGCAACCGCGCCGAACCGGACGCCGAGTACAACGCCGATCCGACCAACCCGTCGATCCTCTATGCATCAGTCGGCACCAAGGCCAAGGCCAAGGGCTTCGAAGCCGAGATGTCCGGCGAACTGGCACCGGGCTGGCAGGCCCAGGCCGGTTTTACTCACAAGGTCATTCGCGGCAGCGACGACGAAAAAATCTCGACCTGGGAGCCCGAAGACCAGTTGAGCCTCTACACCACCTATAAATTCAAGGGGCCGCTGGACCGCTTGACCATCGGTGGCGGCGCGCGCTGGCAGAACCGCAGCTGGCAGAACATCTACAACCGCGCCAAGGACCAGTACCAGGACTTCAGCCAGGACGCTTACTGGCTGGTCGATGCAATGGCCAAGTACCAGGTCAGCGAGCACCTGTCCACCACACTCAACGTCAACAACCTGTTCGACAAGCAGTACTACACCAATATCGGCTTCTACAACACGGCGTATTACGGTGACCCGCGCAATGTAATGGTCAATACCCGCTGGGATTTCTAA
- a CDS encoding ATP-binding cassette domain-containing protein, with protein MSFIQVRDLEHGYSAGGLFSKRHRVQVLSGLNLDLHEGQSLGLLGGSGSGKSTLARLLMGLESADQGSIVFKGQPPFLQRVQMVFQDALSAFNPQRSIGWSIAEPLRHLSDMDASACRARVEQLLQQVQLEARDIDKLPAQLSGGQLQRAGIARAMAIGPQLIILDEALSNLDRVLQVQILDLLAQVRRESGTGFLLITHDLSLVQRFCQRVVVLADGKLVEDLPVTAQMRFTHPAARTLQEAVLPAMPRARSVREPQLQA; from the coding sequence ATGAGTTTTATTCAGGTACGCGACCTTGAGCACGGTTACAGCGCTGGCGGGCTGTTCAGCAAACGGCATCGGGTACAGGTGCTGAGCGGCTTGAATCTGGACCTGCACGAAGGTCAAAGCCTTGGCCTGCTGGGAGGTAGCGGCAGCGGTAAAAGCACCCTGGCGCGCCTGCTGATGGGGCTGGAAAGCGCCGACCAGGGCAGCATTGTGTTCAAGGGTCAGCCTCCGTTTTTACAGCGTGTGCAGATGGTCTTTCAGGATGCCCTCAGCGCTTTCAACCCCCAGCGCAGCATTGGCTGGAGCATTGCCGAGCCTTTGCGCCATCTTTCAGACATGGACGCCTCGGCGTGCAGGGCCCGGGTTGAGCAATTGCTCCAGCAAGTCCAGCTTGAGGCCCGTGACATCGACAAGCTCCCGGCACAACTGAGCGGCGGGCAACTGCAGCGCGCCGGTATTGCCCGGGCCATGGCGATCGGCCCGCAGCTGATTATCCTCGACGAAGCCCTGTCCAACCTTGACCGGGTGCTGCAAGTGCAGATTCTGGATTTGCTCGCACAGGTACGGCGCGAGTCGGGCACCGGTTTTTTGCTGATCACCCATGACCTGAGCCTGGTGCAGCGTTTTTGCCAACGGGTGGTAGTACTGGCAGACGGCAAGCTGGTGGAAGACCTGCCGGTCACGGCGCAGATGCGCTTTACTCACCCGGCTGCGCGAACCTTGCAGGAGGCGGTGTTGCCGGCGATGCCCAGGGCCAGGAGCGTTCGTGAGCCGCAGTTGCAGGCCTGA